The following DNA comes from Miscanthus floridulus cultivar M001 chromosome 5, ASM1932011v1, whole genome shotgun sequence.
TCACGCTCTTGTTAACAACACCTTTGGCTCCACCTTCCCCAATGCCTCCCTCAACTCACGAGTGGGCATCACCTCTGACCATGTCCCATTAGTCACCACTATCCCAACTGCTATCCCCAAACCTGCTACCTTTCAGCTAGAGAACACCTGGCTCAATCACCCCGACTTCCTCCCCACTGTCACCTTGACATGGGAATCCACCGTGTCGCCCAACCTGGACGCCGCAGGCACCCTGGTGGCTCGGGCCAAGGCTCTTCGGTGTGCGGCGAGGGACTAGGCACGTAAGCATCGCTCCACACTAttgtaaggtcctaatatggctagaggggggtgaatagcctatttaaaaatctacaaactgactagagcaatttgattagtataacaaatagcgaaatgcaaacttgttgtagctctacaagggttgcaagccacctatccaacaattctagttgttatgatcactagacacataatttacaaggtcactactcactaagagctctcatgattgctacactaaagagcttcactagatgaacttaatctacaaagcaagctctcaattctagctacactaaagagctttgtggaaatataaatgagtaagtgaggtgattataccgtcgcgtagaggagtgaaccaatcacaagatgaatactttatcaatcactgggagaataccaaagggcaagagacaaccaattttcttccgaggttcacgtgcttgccaacacgctatgtccccattgtgtcgaccaacacttg
Coding sequences within:
- the LOC136454205 gene encoding uncharacterized protein yields the protein MDDKNIPGFNGGLAAHFNHTIDSMALLELPLLDRSFPWSNKCERPTHARLDHALVNNTFGSTFPNASLNSRVGITSDHVPLVTTIPTAIPKPATFQLENTWLNHPDFLPTVTLTWESTVSPNLDAAGTLVARAKALRCAARD